One window from the genome of [Clostridium] celerecrescens 18A encodes:
- a CDS encoding nucleoside hydrolase, translated as MEKQKVILDCDPGHDDAVNILLAGKNSGIEVLGITVVAGNQSLEKTTRNALNICQYLGLDIPVYAGCGQPMIRDKQLLAGDIHGESGLDGPVFDPLKRKEETEHGVMFLVKTLMESEGDIILVPTGPLTNIAMAMRMEPRIIPKIKRIVLMGGCYQLGNVTPAAEFNIIADADAAHVVFTSGRPITMVGLDVTRKVLCYPQVVKRMEEIGTPAARLFTELMGHFNKSQRQVFGWEGGPLHDPVTIASIIDSELLVTKPMFTEVDIRSVQSYGRTNCDFFGYSHREANVDVAVDIDVERFWDLIETGIRAYGS; from the coding sequence ATGGAAAAACAGAAGGTTATCCTGGACTGCGATCCGGGACACGATGATGCGGTGAACATATTACTGGCAGGAAAAAACAGTGGGATAGAGGTGCTGGGTATTACAGTGGTGGCAGGAAATCAGTCCCTTGAAAAAACTACAAGAAATGCCCTGAATATCTGTCAGTACCTGGGACTTGATATCCCCGTTTATGCCGGCTGCGGACAGCCCATGATCCGGGATAAGCAGCTCCTTGCAGGAGATATCCATGGAGAAAGCGGACTTGACGGCCCGGTTTTTGATCCATTAAAAAGAAAGGAAGAGACAGAGCATGGGGTAATGTTTCTCGTCAAAACTCTGATGGAATCGGAAGGTGACATTATTCTGGTGCCAACAGGTCCCCTGACCAATATTGCCATGGCCATGAGAATGGAGCCCCGCATTATACCGAAGATTAAGAGAATTGTTCTTATGGGAGGCTGCTATCAGCTGGGGAATGTAACTCCGGCGGCTGAATTTAATATTATCGCCGATGCAGATGCGGCCCATGTAGTATTTACCAGCGGCCGCCCCATTACTATGGTAGGGCTTGATGTGACCAGGAAAGTGCTTTGTTATCCCCAGGTGGTAAAACGGATGGAAGAGATCGGCACTCCGGCAGCCCGCCTGTTTACAGAGCTGATGGGACATTTCAACAAGAGCCAAAGGCAAGTGTTCGGCTGGGAAGGCGGGCCTCTCCATGACCCGGTAACCATTGCTTCCATCATTGATTCAGAGCTTCTGGTGACAAAACCTATGTTTACGGAAGTGGATATCAGAAGCGTACAAAGCTACGGAAGGACCAATTGTGACTTCTTTGGCTACAGTCATAGAGAAGCCAATGTGGATGTGGCCGTGGATATTGATGTGGAACGTTTCTGGGATCTGATCGAGACGGGAATACGGGCTTATGGTTCGTGA
- a CDS encoding GNAT family N-acetyltransferase, with translation MILRTMTLEDYYQVHKLWTGIKGFGIRTIDDSKEGVEKFLKRNPQTSVVAEEDGNIIGSILCGHDGRRGCMYHVCVAEEYRQKGVGQKMALDAMKRLQEEGISKVNLIAFKSNAVGNEFWSKSGWTYRNDINYYDFDLIEVNSVNFVD, from the coding sequence ATGATACTTCGTACCATGACATTGGAGGATTATTACCAGGTACATAAGCTATGGACAGGAATCAAAGGATTTGGAATCCGAACGATAGACGATTCAAAGGAAGGCGTGGAAAAGTTTTTAAAGAGAAATCCCCAGACCAGCGTGGTGGCAGAAGAGGATGGAAACATCATCGGATCCATCTTATGCGGGCATGACGGACGGCGGGGCTGTATGTATCATGTTTGTGTGGCTGAGGAATACCGACAGAAGGGGGTTGGACAAAAAATGGCTCTGGATGCAATGAAACGGCTGCAAGAAGAAGGGATCAGCAAGGTAAACCTAATTGCTTTTAAGTCCAATGCTGTGGGAAATGAATTCTGGAGCAAGTCCGGCTGGACATACCGCAATGATATTAATTATTACGATTTTGACCTAATTGAAGTTAATTCCGTAAATTTTGTTGATTAA
- a CDS encoding ABC transporter ATP-binding protein, with amino-acid sequence MKDIVKSFGNVHAVRNGQFTLKKGEIHSLIGENGAGKSTMMKLLYGMYPIDDGSIRIHGDHIPSISPKIAIEKGIGMVHQEFMLVNELTVLENIILGFEPRRGITIDFDKARKTVEQYISQYGMDIQLGKKINQISVGEAQRVEIIKTLTRGANVIILDEPTAVLTPQETRQLFVILQNLRKDGKSLVFISHKLNEVMEISDRISVMRQGNYIGSVYKEETSPAELAKMMIGREVFLNIEKTQTKPGEKVLEVKDVWVSGEKEISKIRGVSLDVREGEIVGIAGIDGNGQSELIEAIAGLRRVEKGSVLLDGKEIAGLSPKQIRKAGLSHIPEDRNTRGLNRSMSIKENLIAVQVGETPFCRGVVRNDMETLEYAKKLSEVFDIRPRDPEISTQSLSGGNAQKVVVAREVSIGGKLLVASQPTRGVDIGAIESIRKILQEVKAKGMGVLLVSADLEEILSLSDRIVVMHEGRITGRLKAEEANEENLGLLMMGGTASAEERGSTT; translated from the coding sequence ATGAAGGATATTGTAAAATCATTCGGAAATGTTCATGCAGTAAGGAACGGGCAGTTCACCTTAAAAAAGGGTGAGATCCATTCTCTGATCGGAGAAAACGGAGCCGGAAAGTCCACCATGATGAAGCTGCTTTACGGTATGTATCCCATTGATGACGGAAGCATCCGGATCCATGGAGATCATATCCCATCCATCTCTCCTAAAATTGCCATTGAAAAAGGCATCGGAATGGTGCATCAGGAATTTATGCTGGTCAATGAACTGACGGTATTAGAAAACATTATTCTGGGATTTGAACCACGCCGTGGTATCACCATTGATTTTGATAAGGCCAGAAAGACGGTGGAACAGTATATCAGTCAGTATGGAATGGATATCCAGCTAGGGAAGAAGATCAATCAGATATCAGTGGGTGAGGCACAAAGGGTGGAGATCATCAAAACCTTAACCAGGGGAGCCAATGTGATCATTCTGGACGAGCCTACGGCAGTCCTGACACCCCAGGAAACAAGACAGCTTTTTGTAATTCTTCAGAATTTAAGAAAAGATGGAAAATCACTGGTGTTTATCTCTCATAAATTGAATGAGGTCATGGAGATTTCCGACCGCATCAGCGTAATGCGCCAGGGAAATTATATTGGAAGCGTATATAAGGAAGAGACATCCCCGGCAGAGCTTGCTAAAATGATGATCGGAAGAGAAGTGTTTTTAAATATTGAAAAAACCCAGACAAAGCCGGGGGAAAAGGTTTTGGAAGTAAAGGATGTATGGGTTTCCGGAGAAAAGGAGATCTCAAAGATCAGGGGAGTATCACTGGATGTCCGGGAGGGAGAGATCGTTGGTATAGCGGGAATCGATGGAAACGGACAGAGTGAGTTGATTGAGGCAATCGCAGGACTCAGGCGGGTTGAGAAAGGAAGCGTGCTTTTAGACGGAAAAGAGATAGCGGGCCTTAGTCCAAAGCAGATCCGGAAGGCCGGATTGTCCCATATTCCGGAAGATCGCAATACAAGGGGCTTAAACCGGTCCATGAGCATCAAGGAAAACCTCATAGCCGTACAGGTAGGGGAAACTCCATTTTGCCGGGGCGTCGTACGAAATGATATGGAAACGCTGGAATATGCTAAAAAGTTGTCTGAGGTTTTTGACATCCGTCCCAGAGATCCGGAGATATCTACCCAGTCCCTGTCAGGTGGAAATGCACAAAAGGTCGTGGTTGCAAGGGAAGTTTCTATTGGGGGGAAGCTTCTGGTTGCATCCCAGCCTACCAGAGGTGTTGATATCGGAGCCATTGAATCCATCCGGAAAATTCTTCAGGAGGTCAAAGCCAAGGGAATGGGAGTTTTACTGGTTTCTGCTGACTTGGAGGAAATTTTGTCCCTTTCAGACCGGATCGTCGTCATGCACGAAGGCAGGATAACAGGAAGGCTGAAAGCAGAGGAAGCCAACGAGGAAAATCTGGGATTATTGATGATGGGCGGAACTGCATCGGCTGAAGAAAGGGGAAGTACAACATGA
- a CDS encoding BMP family lipoprotein: MKKRVLSILMTAALAVSLTGCSGGAGAAKEAGKTVEATAGTTAKAASENGEGKEKAGAGKRVCIVYSGNLGDKSYNDSCNEGAKEAAADYGVEIKNLEGTSAEEWEANFLSACEDGYDLVICSSSNFEEYMKEHCASYPNVKFAIIDTTVEGDNIVSISFAQNQGSFLAGAAAAMFTQKTDIEGVNPDKIIGWVGGMDIPVLHDFFTGYEQGAKYIDPDIKVLQSFAGTWNDPLKGKELTLAQFDQGADIVMNVASGTGPGILEGAKEAGKYAIGVDLNQDNDQPGSVLTSMVKRVDTACYLAIQSVVEGTFKGNSTSYLTIKEEGVGLTDFSVMKEHLGDKFPEDIVEKVKELEEKIVSGEIVVENYTGFGANK; the protein is encoded by the coding sequence ATGAAAAAAAGAGTTTTGAGCATTCTGATGACGGCAGCACTGGCGGTATCGCTGACCGGCTGTTCCGGCGGGGCAGGAGCAGCAAAAGAGGCCGGTAAGACGGTAGAGGCAACCGCAGGGACAACTGCAAAGGCTGCATCAGAGAATGGGGAAGGAAAGGAAAAGGCAGGAGCCGGAAAAAGGGTATGTATCGTGTATTCCGGAAATTTAGGGGACAAGTCCTATAATGATTCCTGCAATGAGGGGGCAAAAGAGGCTGCCGCAGATTATGGAGTGGAAATTAAAAATCTGGAGGGTACATCTGCAGAAGAATGGGAGGCAAACTTTTTATCTGCCTGTGAGGACGGTTATGATCTTGTTATCTGCTCTTCCTCTAACTTTGAAGAGTATATGAAAGAGCATTGTGCCAGCTATCCGAACGTAAAATTTGCGATTATCGACACCACGGTGGAAGGCGATAATATCGTATCCATCAGCTTCGCACAGAATCAGGGTTCTTTCCTGGCAGGTGCGGCAGCAGCCATGTTTACCCAGAAAACAGATATTGAAGGGGTAAACCCGGACAAGATCATTGGCTGGGTAGGAGGAATGGATATTCCGGTTCTTCATGATTTCTTTACAGGATATGAGCAGGGAGCGAAATACATAGACCCGGATATTAAGGTTCTTCAGTCTTTTGCAGGAACATGGAACGATCCGTTAAAGGGTAAGGAGCTGACTCTGGCACAGTTTGATCAGGGAGCGGATATCGTAATGAACGTCGCTTCCGGTACAGGCCCAGGAATTCTGGAAGGAGCAAAGGAAGCAGGAAAATATGCCATAGGTGTGGATTTGAACCAGGATAATGACCAGCCGGGAAGCGTACTGACCTCTATGGTAAAGCGTGTGGACACAGCCTGCTATCTGGCAATCCAGTCAGTGGTTGAAGGTACATTTAAGGGAAATTCCACTTCTTATCTGACCATAAAGGAAGAAGGTGTCGGCCTGACCGATTTCAGTGTAATGAAAGAGCACCTGGGAGATAAATTCCCTGAAGATATCGTAGAAAAAGTAAAAGAACTGGAAGAGAAGATTGTTTCCGGGGAAATAGTTGTAGAGAATTATACCGGTTTCGGTGCAAATAAATAG
- the argB gene encoding acetylglutamate kinase: MQLDHSIMEKAEVLIEALPYIQRFNRKIIVVKYGGSAMVDEELKKQVIQDVVLLKLVGFKPIIVHGGGKEISRWVEKSGMEPHFVNGLRVTDELTMEIAEMVLNRVNKSLVQMVNELGIKAVGISGKDGMMLKCQKRFSNGEDIGFVGDITEVDPQIIYDLLEKDFLPIICPVGFDESFETYNINADDAACAIATAMEAEKLAFLTDVEGVYKDFQNKESLISEMSMTEAQEFVESGMLGGGMLPKLQNCIDAMKQGVSRVHIMDGRIPHCLLLEIFTNRGIGTAIMSAGEERFYHAKQAGIH, from the coding sequence ATGCAACTGGATCATAGCATTATGGAAAAAGCAGAGGTATTGATAGAAGCCCTCCCATATATACAGCGTTTCAACCGCAAAATCATTGTAGTAAAATACGGCGGAAGCGCAATGGTGGATGAGGAATTGAAAAAGCAGGTCATTCAGGATGTTGTGCTTTTAAAGCTGGTTGGCTTCAAGCCAATCATTGTACACGGCGGGGGAAAGGAAATCAGCAGGTGGGTAGAAAAGTCAGGCATGGAGCCTCATTTTGTCAATGGCCTCCGGGTTACCGATGAGCTTACTATGGAGATTGCAGAGATGGTGCTTAACCGGGTCAACAAAAGCCTGGTGCAGATGGTTAACGAACTGGGGATAAAAGCTGTGGGAATCAGCGGAAAGGATGGCATGATGTTAAAATGCCAAAAGCGCTTTTCAAACGGAGAGGACATTGGCTTTGTGGGAGATATTACGGAGGTGGATCCGCAAATCATATATGATTTACTGGAAAAGGATTTTCTCCCCATCATCTGCCCTGTGGGCTTTGACGAGAGTTTTGAAACCTATAATATCAATGCCGATGATGCGGCCTGTGCCATTGCTACGGCTATGGAAGCGGAGAAGCTGGCTTTTTTGACAGATGTTGAGGGCGTTTATAAGGATTTTCAGAATAAGGAATCCCTTATTTCCGAAATGTCCATGACTGAAGCGCAGGAATTTGTGGAAAGCGGGATGCTGGGGGGAGGTATGCTCCCTAAGCTTCAAAACTGCATTGATGCTATGAAGCAGGGAGTATCCAGGGTACATATCATGGATGGACGGATTCCCCATTGCCTGCTTTTGGAAATATTCACGAACAGGGGAATCGGAACGGCCATAATGAGTGCAGGAGAGGAGCGTTTTTATCATGCGAAGCAAGCAGGAATACATTGA
- a CDS encoding ACT domain-containing protein: MNLKRISVEFSVCKLSGPSDILTLDMTSGFWFLGKTDEELSLVCETSSVPENAIEREDGFLAFRIEGILDFSLIGILSKISTVLADHGIGIFAVSTFNTDYILVKKENYEKALNHLEAAGYTVTGTKEEN, translated from the coding sequence ATGAATTTAAAAAGAATATCTGTAGAATTTTCCGTATGCAAGCTGTCTGGTCCATCGGATATTTTAACACTTGACATGACCTCCGGATTCTGGTTTCTGGGTAAGACAGACGAGGAGCTGTCTCTGGTATGCGAAACTTCCTCAGTACCTGAAAATGCGATAGAGCGTGAGGATGGTTTTCTGGCATTCCGTATAGAAGGAATCCTGGATTTTTCCCTCATTGGGATATTATCGAAAATATCAACGGTACTGGCAGATCATGGAATCGGAATATTTGCAGTATCTACATTTAATACAGATTACATTCTTGTGAAAAAGGAGAATTACGAAAAGGCTTTGAATCATCTGGAGGCCGCAGGGTATACGGTCACAGGAACAAAGGAGGAAAACTGA
- the argJ gene encoding bifunctional glutamate N-acetyltransferase/amino-acid acetyltransferase ArgJ — MKQIDGGVTAAKGFKAASTAAGIKYKDRKDMAMIYSEMPCKAAGTFTTNIVKAAPVKWDKVVVENSTCAQAVVVNAGIANACTGEEGLRYCMETAEAAAASLSIPVSSVLVASTGVIGKQLPMDRIVAGVKAMVPELDSSQESGTAAAIAIMTTDTVKKEVAVQFEAGGKTITMGGMCKGSGMIHPDMCTMLSFVTTDAAISKELLQEALREDIKDTYNMISVDGDTSTNDTVLLLANGMAGNEEIQSKNEDYEAFCKALNFINETLAKKMAGDGEGCTALFEVKIVGAETKEQAVALSKSVITSSLTKAAIFGHDANWGRILCAMGYSGAVFDPEKVDLYFESAAGKLKIIENGVALSYSEEEATRILSEPEVTATADIKLGEATATAWGCDLTFDYVKINADYRS; from the coding sequence ATGAAGCAGATAGACGGCGGAGTAACCGCGGCAAAAGGATTTAAGGCTGCATCCACAGCAGCGGGAATTAAATATAAAGACAGAAAAGACATGGCGATGATTTACAGCGAGATGCCCTGTAAGGCAGCAGGAACCTTTACCACCAATATTGTAAAAGCAGCCCCGGTAAAATGGGATAAGGTCGTTGTGGAGAATTCCACTTGCGCCCAGGCAGTTGTTGTCAATGCGGGCATTGCTAATGCCTGTACCGGAGAGGAAGGACTTCGTTACTGTATGGAAACAGCAGAGGCGGCAGCAGCGAGTCTTTCTATCCCCGTCAGTTCCGTGCTGGTGGCGTCCACCGGAGTGATCGGGAAACAGCTTCCTATGGACCGCATTGTGGCTGGCGTGAAAGCCATGGTGCCGGAACTTGACAGCAGCCAGGAAAGCGGGACGGCAGCGGCCATAGCCATTATGACTACAGATACGGTAAAGAAAGAAGTTGCGGTTCAATTTGAAGCCGGAGGAAAGACCATCACCATGGGCGGCATGTGCAAGGGCTCTGGTATGATTCATCCAGACATGTGCACCATGTTAAGCTTTGTAACCACGGATGCGGCTATTTCCAAAGAGCTTTTGCAGGAAGCCTTAAGAGAGGACATCAAAGACACCTATAACATGATTTCCGTGGATGGGGATACCTCCACTAATGACACCGTGCTCCTTCTTGCAAATGGTATGGCGGGGAATGAGGAAATCCAGTCAAAGAACGAGGATTATGAGGCATTTTGCAAAGCGCTTAATTTCATTAATGAAACTCTGGCAAAGAAAATGGCAGGCGATGGGGAAGGCTGTACCGCATTGTTTGAGGTGAAAATCGTTGGAGCGGAAACAAAGGAACAGGCGGTGGCACTTTCAAAATCAGTGATCACCTCCAGCCTGACCAAAGCCGCTATTTTCGGCCATGACGCCAACTGGGGCCGGATCCTTTGTGCCATGGGCTATTCCGGGGCCGTGTTTGATCCGGAGAAGGTGGACCTGTATTTTGAAAGCGCTGCGGGAAAGTTAAAAATCATTGAAAACGGAGTCGCCCTTTCCTACAGTGAAGAGGAAGCCACCAGGATCTTATCAGAACCGGAAGTGACAGCAACTGCGGATATTAAATTGGGGGAAGCCACAGCTACGGCATGGGGATGTGACCTGACCTTTGATTATGTGAAGATCAATGCGGATTACCGCTCATAA
- a CDS encoding ABC transporter permease — MDLGKIFSVSLIYATFRSATPIIYAALCAAITQQADILNIGTEGIMLTGAFAAVAVSYLTGSWFLGVVVAMIAGLIMAMIMAVGHIRYKAEICAIGMGINLFALAITKFLLNSVLGKSGTFSEPGIIAIPRVSLPFLAKVPFLQEIFDNWCITEWFVIVLIILVWFVFYKTVWGLRLRAVGQFPMAAQTAGINVNSMKYRAIAISGLIGGLAGAHLSLGYSKMFTENMTNARGFMGVAAMYFGGAHPILTAAGCLVFGLTDSIGARLQAYGVPSQLVLLMPYVVTIITLAVSMASKMAREKKKKSALAKA; from the coding sequence ATGGATTTAGGAAAAATTTTCAGTGTATCCCTGATATATGCAACCTTTCGTTCTGCCACGCCTATTATTTATGCGGCTTTGTGTGCAGCCATCACTCAGCAGGCAGATATTTTAAATATCGGAACGGAAGGAATCATGCTGACCGGTGCATTTGCGGCAGTAGCGGTCAGTTATTTAACAGGAAGCTGGTTTTTGGGAGTCGTAGTTGCCATGATTGCAGGACTTATTATGGCCATGATCATGGCAGTAGGCCATATCCGTTATAAAGCGGAGATCTGTGCCATCGGCATGGGCATCAATTTATTTGCACTGGCGATCACCAAGTTTCTTTTAAACAGCGTTTTGGGAAAAAGCGGTACGTTTTCAGAACCGGGGATCATTGCGATCCCAAGAGTCAGTCTTCCATTTCTGGCTAAAGTCCCATTTCTGCAAGAGATTTTTGACAACTGGTGCATCACAGAGTGGTTTGTTATTGTACTGATTATACTGGTCTGGTTTGTATTTTATAAAACGGTCTGGGGCCTTCGCTTAAGGGCAGTAGGCCAGTTTCCAATGGCAGCACAGACGGCAGGAATTAATGTTAATTCCATGAAATACCGGGCCATAGCCATATCGGGCCTGATCGGAGGCCTGGCAGGAGCCCATTTGTCCCTGGGATACAGCAAAATGTTTACGGAGAATATGACAAATGCCAGGGGATTTATGGGAGTGGCGGCTATGTATTTCGGAGGAGCCCACCCAATCCTGACTGCGGCAGGATGTCTGGTGTTCGGGTTGACAGATTCCATAGGTGCCAGGCTTCAGGCTTACGGAGTGCCGTCCCAGCTGGTACTTTTGATGCCTTATGTGGTGACCATAATCACCCTGGCAGTATCCATGGCATCTAAAATGGCAAGGGAGAAGAAGAAAAAGAGTGCATTAGCAAAAGCTTAA
- a CDS encoding ABC transporter permease codes for MNVAVKSIQKILLTMLLALAIGALFILFIGENPLEAYGALLRGAFNGKLKIGTTLASFTPLLLTSCAFAVAAKAGAFNVGVEGEVFLGGITAAYIGINWTFLPAPLLLIVCFLGAMAVAALWALIPAVLKAYYRVSEVCVTILMNSVALYITSYLVSGPMSAGVANAQSLPVTVNLPQFMKPSSVNAGLFIALITVVLMIWVLNKTTFGYKVKTVGTNPSHAEYVGISPKKIFIQSMMLSGALGGMAGCIEVLGVHGYFLNNFAAGLGSNGMLASLIVKNNLVFAPFMSFFLAVLKSGAMGMQQSTGVPKSIVDTITAVFIIVATMELLFQFKDKKNKKEKSK; via the coding sequence ATGAATGTGGCGGTAAAGAGCATACAGAAAATTTTACTTACCATGCTGCTTGCATTGGCGATCGGTGCTTTATTTATCCTATTTATCGGGGAAAATCCCCTGGAGGCCTATGGGGCGCTGCTGCGTGGAGCATTTAACGGGAAACTCAAGATTGGAACCACCCTGGCCAGCTTTACACCCCTTCTCCTCACCTCTTGTGCGTTTGCGGTCGCGGCAAAAGCGGGAGCATTCAACGTTGGAGTGGAAGGTGAGGTGTTTCTGGGAGGCATTACTGCCGCATATATCGGAATCAATTGGACATTTCTTCCGGCTCCTCTCCTCTTAATCGTCTGCTTTCTGGGAGCCATGGCAGTGGCAGCATTGTGGGCACTTATTCCAGCTGTGCTGAAGGCTTATTACCGTGTGAGTGAGGTTTGTGTGACCATTCTCATGAACAGCGTAGCTCTGTACATAACCTCTTATCTGGTCAGCGGCCCCATGAGTGCAGGCGTGGCCAATGCCCAGTCTCTGCCGGTGACTGTGAACCTGCCTCAGTTTATGAAGCCGAGCAGTGTTAATGCGGGACTTTTCATAGCCCTTATCACAGTGGTTCTTATGATCTGGGTCTTAAACAAGACTACTTTTGGATATAAGGTAAAAACAGTGGGAACCAACCCATCACATGCGGAGTATGTGGGCATCAGTCCCAAGAAAATATTTATACAATCTATGATGCTCAGCGGAGCATTGGGCGGTATGGCCGGCTGCATTGAAGTTTTGGGTGTTCACGGTTATTTCTTAAATAATTTTGCGGCTGGGCTTGGTTCCAACGGCATGCTGGCCTCTCTGATCGTTAAAAACAATCTGGTTTTTGCACCCTTTATGTCCTTCTTCCTGGCGGTGTTAAAATCAGGAGCCATGGGAATGCAGCAGAGTACCGGTGTACCAAAATCGATTGTTGACACCATAACAGCAGTTTTTATTATTGTGGCAACCATGGAGCTGTTGTTTCAGTTTAAGGATAAGAAAAATAAAAAGGAAAAGAGCAAATAG
- a CDS encoding aspartate aminotransferase family protein: MRSKQEYIEKAESEIYKTYNRFPIVFDHGDGVRLYDTDGEEYLDFGAGIAVMGLGYNDPEFNEALKEQVDKLLHTSNLFYNVPAVEAGELILKVSGMDKVFFTNSGTEAVEGALKIARRYAYNKDGGHDHEIIAMKHSFHGRSLGALSVTGNDHYQKPFKPLLPGIKFADFNDLDSVKKLLNDKTCAIIMETVQGEGGIYPASEEFLKGIRALCDEHDMLLILDEIQCGMGRTGTMFAWQKHGVKPDVMTVAKALGNGVPVGAFLAAGKAATAMSPGDHGTTYGGNPFVTAAAFKVLELFEKRKIVDHVKEMGEYLSKKLKFLADRYDMITSQRGIGLIQGLEFSVPVAPIVSQALLEQKLVLISAGANVIRFVPPLVIEKEHVDEMVEKLEAVLKSQL, encoded by the coding sequence ATGCGAAGCAAGCAGGAATACATTGAGAAAGCAGAATCGGAGATTTATAAGACTTATAACCGTTTTCCTATTGTTTTTGACCATGGGGACGGTGTCCGCCTTTATGACACGGATGGAGAGGAATATCTGGATTTTGGAGCAGGGATCGCTGTCATGGGTTTGGGCTATAATGACCCGGAATTTAATGAAGCCTTAAAGGAGCAGGTAGATAAGCTTCTTCATACCTCCAATTTATTTTATAATGTCCCGGCTGTGGAAGCGGGAGAGCTTATTTTAAAGGTCTCGGGCATGGATAAGGTGTTTTTTACTAACAGCGGAACGGAGGCGGTGGAAGGGGCTTTAAAGATAGCCAGAAGATACGCTTACAATAAGGACGGGGGCCATGACCACGAAATCATTGCCATGAAACATTCCTTTCACGGCAGGAGCCTTGGAGCTCTTTCCGTAACAGGCAATGATCATTACCAGAAACCTTTTAAGCCTTTGCTTCCGGGAATTAAGTTTGCTGATTTTAATGATCTGGACAGTGTGAAGAAACTGCTGAATGATAAGACCTGCGCCATAATCATGGAAACCGTTCAGGGAGAAGGGGGCATCTATCCGGCCAGTGAGGAATTTTTAAAGGGTATAAGAGCACTTTGTGATGAGCATGACATGCTGCTGATTCTTGATGAGATCCAGTGTGGAATGGGGCGGACCGGTACCATGTTCGCCTGGCAGAAACACGGTGTAAAGCCTGATGTAATGACCGTGGCAAAGGCTTTGGGAAACGGCGTGCCAGTGGGAGCATTCCTGGCTGCAGGAAAAGCTGCAACAGCCATGTCCCCCGGTGACCATGGAACCACCTACGGCGGTAACCCGTTTGTGACAGCTGCGGCGTTTAAGGTGCTGGAACTGTTTGAAAAGAGGAAGATCGTAGATCATGTAAAGGAAATGGGAGAGTATCTTTCAAAGAAGCTTAAGTTTCTGGCAGACCGGTACGATATGATAACTTCACAGAGAGGAATCGGGCTGATCCAGGGCCTGGAGTTCTCTGTGCCGGTTGCTCCCATTGTGAGCCAGGCACTTCTAGAGCAAAAGCTGGTGCTCATCAGCGCCGGGGCGAATGTTATTCGCTTTGTCCCTCCGCTGGTGATCGAAAAAGAGCATGTGGATGAAATGGTGGAGAAGTTGGAGGCAGTGCTTAAGAGTCAGCTATAA